The Erwinia billingiae Eb661 nucleotide sequence AAATCTATCGCCCTCGATCCGCATTACGCCAAAGTCCGGGAATACCTCGGTGAGGCTTATATGGTCAAGCAGCAGCCGGCGATGGCGCGTGAGCAGCTGAATATTATCAAAGGCATCTGTGGCACCGGTTGCGAAGAGTACCGCGATCTCTCTGCCGCCATCGATGGCCACCCGGAAAGTTAATCCACGGCAGCCCAAGGAGCACCGGTGAATCACCACGATATTCGCGCTGAACTGCCGCTTTATCTGGCGCGTTTATGGCGTTACGGGCTGGTGCTGTCCCGCAAACGGGATGTGGCCGAAGATCTGGTGCAGGCGACCTGCCTGCGCGCGCTGGAAAAAAGCAGCCAGTATGTTCCCGGCACCCGCCTGGACCGCTGGCTGTTTACCATTCTGCATTCGGTGTGGATCAATCAGGTTCGGGCCACCCATCTGACGCAACAGCAAAATATTGATGACGTGGATGAGCAGGCGTTCCAGCTAAGCGAAGGCGACGCCGATCACCTCTGGGCGCAGCAGGTGCGTGAACGGATCAACCGCCTGCCGGAAGCCCAGCGCAATGCCGTGTTCCTGGTCTACGTTGAGGGCTTTACCTATCAGGAAGCCGCCGACACGCTGGCGGTGCCGATTGGCACCATTATGAGCCGACTGGCAAACGCCAGACAGACGCTGGCCAAAGGCGTGGTGGTGGGCGTCAGACGTAACAAAAGGGGGGAAGTATGACCCAGTGGCAGAACGGCGCGCCCATTTCCGACGAGGTGCTGGTGGCCTGGCTTGATAAGCAACTCACGGTTCAACAGCATCAGCAGGTGGAAAAAATGCTCAGTGATGACCCGGAGCTGGCCGAGCGACTGGCCGAGCTCGATCGCGCCAGCGTGGATTTTTCGGCTGCCTTTGCGCCTTTACTGCAGGAAGCGCCGAAGGATCGCCTGCAGCAAAAGCTCAGCGCCGCACTGGCGCAGCCGCAAACGCCGCCATCTGCAGGCATCAGCCGCAGAACCCTGATTGCCGCGACGGTATCTGCGCTGGCGTTGGGCGTGGTCGGCGGCATGAAAGGCAGACGGTTGTTTGATAATGATGATGGCTGGCGGGATACCGTGGCGCAATATATGGCGCTGTACACCCATCAGACCTTTGAAGGGGTTTCACCTTCTGACAGCGCCATGCAGCAGCAGATAGCCAGCGTCAGCGGTCACCTGGGCCTGTCGCTCTCCGCCAGCGCGTTAACGCTTCCCGGCAGCGCGTTTAAGGGCGCAAGAATGCTGAATTACGATGATCAGGCCATCGCACAGATTGTCTGGGATGACCCAAACAGCGGGCCGTTGGCGCTGTGCATTACCGGTGCGGTTCACCCGACGGATCGCGGATTTGCCGAAGAGCAACGCCGTGGCATGAACGTGGTGTACTGGCAACAGCAACAGCACAGCTTTATGCTGATAGGCCACAAGCCCGTGTCAGAGCTGCGAAGGGTCGCCAGCAGCCTGTCGGCGGCGGTCTGAAACGGCCCGCATAAAGGCCGGGAAAATGGTCAGAATTGACCCACACAAAGAAACTCTCTCTGTGTGGGCATAACATCTGTTATAATCCGGCGCTTACGCACCGTGGTTTGTGCTCCCTTTCAAACGTCAGGCGAAGCCTGGCGTCATATTCTCCCCCTGGAAACTACATCGCTTACCGCGATCAGGGCGGATCCGGAGTCAGTCAATTTTATGTCATTTGATTCTCTCGGCCTGAATGCCGATATTTTGCGTGCTGTTGCAGAACAGGGTTACGACGAGCCTACGCCGATCCAGCGTCAGGCAATCCCGGTAGTGTTGGCAGGTCGCGACCTGATGGCCAGCGCCCAGACCGGTACCGGTAAAACCGCGGGCTTTACGCTGCCGGTTTTACAGCTGCTGAGCAGCCACAACCCGCATCCAAAAGGTCGTCGCCCGGTTCGTGCGCTGATCTTAACCCCAACCCGTGAGCTTGCGGCTCAGATCGGGGAAAACGTCCAGGATTACTCTAAGTACCTGGATCTGCGTTCGCTGGTGGTCTTCGGCGGCGTGAGCATCAACCCGCAGATGATGAAACTGCGCAGCGGCGTTGACGTGCTGGTGGCGACACCTGGCCGTCTGCTGGACCTGGAACATCAGAACGCACTGGACCTCTCTAAAGTTGAGATCCTGGTGCTGGATGAAGCCGACCGTATGCTGGATATGGGCTTCATTCACGATATCCGTCGCGTGCTGGCCAAACTGCCTGCCAAGCGTCAGAACCTGCTGTTCTCCGCCACCTTCTCTGACGAGATCAAAGGCCTGGCCGAGAAGCTGCTGCACAATCCAGAAGAAGTGTCTGTGGCGCGCCGCAACACTGCTTCCGAGCAGATCACTCAGCACGTTCACATGGTTGATAAGAAGCGTAAGCGTGAACTGCTGTCGTTCCTGATTGGCCGTGATAACTGGCAGCAGGTGCTGGTCTTCACCCGTACCAAGCACGGTGCTAACCACCTTGCTGAGCAGCTGAACAAAGATGGCATTACGTCTGCGGCCATCCACGGCAACAAGAGCCAGGGTGCCCGTACGCGCGCGCTGAGCGACTTTAAAGAAGGCAAAATCCGTGTGCTGGTGGCGACCGATATCGCCGCTCGCGGCATCGATATCTCCGAGTTGCCACACGTGGTGAACTTTGAGCTGCCAAACGTACCGGAAGACTACGTGCACCGTATTGGCCGTACCGGCCGTGCGGCAGCCACCGGTGAAGCGTTGTCTCTGGTCTGTGTCGATGAGCTGAAACTGCTGCGTGATATCGAGCGCGTGCTGAAGCGTGAAATCCCACGTATGGCGATTGAAGGCTACGAGCCGGATCCGTCGATCAAAGCTGAGCCGATCCTTAACGGTCGTCAGCAGCAGCGTGGCGGTGCAGGTGGCGGCGGCGGTGGTCGCGGTCGCGGTGCGCCAGGCGGCGGCGGAAATCGCAGCGGTCAGGGCGGTCGGGGTAACGGCGGCGGCAACGGCGGCGAGCGCAGCCAGTCTGCCACCGGCGAACGTAGCCAGGGTAACGGTCAGCGTCGTCCGGCCGCTGCAGGTTCGGGTTCTGCCCGCACTGAAGGCAGCAGCAACGGGGCACCACGTACCAACAAAACCCGTCAGCGCCGCTCTAACCCAGCCTAAGCACTTCTTCCGGGGGGATCGCCAGATCCCCCTTCTCAACGCTACGAACAGGTTGTGACATGCGCGTTTTACTTGCCCCGATGGAGGGCGTGCTGGACTCTCTGGTGCGCGAACTGCTCACCGACGTCAACGAGTACGATCTCTGCATCACCGAATTTCTCCGGGTTGTCGACCAGCTATTGCCGGTTAAATCCTTCCAACGCCTTTGCCCTGAACTTCACCATGCCAGCCGCACCTCTTCTGGCACGCTTGTGCGCATCCAGCTGTTGGGTCAATACCCGCAATGGCTGGCGGAAAATGCCGCACGCGCGGTGGAACTGGGGTCGTGGGGCGTGGATCTCAACTGTGGTTGCCCGTCCAAAACGGTCAACGGCAGCGGCGGTGGGGCGACCTTACTAAAAGATCCCGAGCTAATTTATCGCGGAGCGAAAGCGATGCGTGACGCGGTGCCAGCGCATCTGCCGGTGACGGTGAAGGTCAGGCTGGGCTGGGAATCCGGTGACCGGCAGTTTGAAATTGCCGATGCGGTGCAACAGGCTGGCGCGACGGAGCTGGCGGTACACGGCCGCACCAAGGAAGACGGCTACAAACCCGAGCGCATTAACTGGCAGGCGATTGGCGAGATCCGTCAGCGGCTGACCATTCCGGTGATCGCCAACGGCGAAATCTGGGACTGGCAGAGCGCACAGGACTGTATGCAGGTGACCGGCTGTGATGCGGTAATGATTGGCCGTGGGGCGCTCAATGTGCCGAATCTGAGCCGGGTGATCAAATACAACGAGCCGCGTATGCCGTGGCCCGAGGTGGTGATGCTGCTGAAAAAGTACGTGCTGCTGGAGAAGGAAGGCGACACCGGCCTGTATCACGTTGCCCGCATCAAACAGTGGCTGGGCTATCTGCGCAAAGAGTATGACGAAGCCAGCGAGTTGTTCAGTCACATACGTGCGCTAAAAACCTCTAACGAGATCCAACGGTTCATTACTGCCTGGCAACCTGCCAGTCACATTTATCACAATTCTTAAGGGGATATCTTAGCGTGCTAAGGGTATGATGTGAGCTACATCACACACTAATTCCTGGCGCCGGTATGTCTTCGACCCCCGCATTATCCAATGCACAGCTCAATAAACGCATCATCTCCGTGGTGGTTTTCACCTTCTTCTGTTACCTGTCGATCGGTCTGCCGCTGGCGGTGTTGCCGGGTTATGTGCATAACCAGCTCGGCTACAGCTCGTTTATGGCTGGCCTGATTATCAGCCTGCAATATTTCGCTACGCTGATCAGCCGTCCGCAGTCGGGGCGCTATGCCGATCTGCTGGGACCGAAAAAAGTGGTGCTGGTGGGGCTGCTGCTGTGCGGTACCAGCGGGTTGTTCACGCTGCTGGCGGTGATGTACGAATCCACACCGTTAACCAGCCTGATTTTGCTGGCCATCGGCCGTATTTTCCTTGGCTTAGGGGAAAGCCTGACCGCTACCGGCTCGATACTCTGGGGCATCAATATTGTCGGCACGGTGCAGAGCGCGAGAGTGATCTCGTGGAACGGCGTGGCAACCTATCTGGCGATGGCAGTGGGTGCGCCGCTGGGGGTGATCCTCAATTCGATGTTCGGCATCCCCGGCTTTGCGGTATTGATTATGCTGATGGCGATCTTCGGCTTCTGGCTGGCGACCAGACGTCCTGCGGTGGTGGTGGCCGTTGGGCAGCGTATCCCGTTCAATCAGGTCTTTTCCCGCATCTGGGTGTATGGCTTGTGCCTCGGATTGGGCACCGTCGGTTTCGGCACCATTGCCACTTTTATTACTCTCTACTTCGCCAGCCATGACTGGAGCGGTGCCGCCTTCTCACTGACGTTGTTCAGCCTCGGCTTTATCGCCATGCGCCTGGTGTTCAGCAGCTATATCGGCCGCTTTGGCGGCATTCGCGTTTCGCTGGTCTCCTTCGCGATTGAATGTATCGGGCTGGTGATGATCTGGAAGGGCGGTTCGGTGCTGATGGTCGATGCCGGGGCCTTCCTGACCGGTTCCGGTTTCTCGCTGATATTCCCGGCGCTCGGCGTGGAAGCTATCCGTCAGGTGGCACCGCAAAATCAGGGCTCGGCACTGGGGCTGTATTCTGCCTTTCTCGATTTTGGTCTGGGGATCACCGGGCCGATTGCCGGTTTACTGATTGGGCACTGGGGCGTGGATTCGATCTATCTCGGTGCGGCGGTGGTGGTGCTGTTTGCCTTTGCGCTGACGCTGCGGCTACAGCTGATCACCCAAAGAGAAACGGTGACCACCTAGCGGCAATCCCGGCCGCATCACTAAACGGGCGGAGAGACAGCGACGACCAGACCCTGGCCGTCGACTGACTCTTCGCCCGTTTTGTTTAGTAGATTTCCGGCACGATCATATTGTCCGGCACCGGCGAGCGGCGGTAATCCTCGTTACGCTCACGCGGCGGCAGGGCGATTTTCTTCTCTTCCGTATCTTCGTAAGGCACCTGACGCAGCAGATGGCTGATGCAATTCAGTCGCGCCTTCTTCTTATCGACTCCCTGAACCACCCACCATGGCGCTTCGTCGATATGGGTGCGCGCCAGCATAATCTCTTTCGCTTCGGTGTAATCTTCCCACAGGCGGCGGCTTTCCAGATCCATCGGGCTGAGCTTCCACTGCTTAAGCGGATCGTGAATGCGGCTTAAGAAGCGCAGTTCCTGCTCTTCATCGGTGATCGAGAACCAGTACTTCACAATCTGCACGCCGCTGCGGGTCAGCATTTTTTCAAACTCGGGTACGCTGCGGAAAAACTCTTCCACTTCGGCATCGTTACAAAAGCCCATCACCCGTTCCACCCCGGCACGGTTATACCAACTGCGGTCGAACAGCACGATTTCGCCCGCGGCAGGCAGATGGGCAATATAGCGCTGGAAATACCACTGGGTGCGCTCGCGATCGTTGGGCGCGGGCA carries:
- a CDS encoding RNA polymerase sigma factor, producing MNHHDIRAELPLYLARLWRYGLVLSRKRDVAEDLVQATCLRALEKSSQYVPGTRLDRWLFTILHSVWINQVRATHLTQQQNIDDVDEQAFQLSEGDADHLWAQQVRERINRLPEAQRNAVFLVYVEGFTYQEAADTLAVPIGTIMSRLANARQTLAKGVVVGVRRNKRGEV
- a CDS encoding anti-sigma factor family protein, producing MTQWQNGAPISDEVLVAWLDKQLTVQQHQQVEKMLSDDPELAERLAELDRASVDFSAAFAPLLQEAPKDRLQQKLSAALAQPQTPPSAGISRRTLIAATVSALALGVVGGMKGRRLFDNDDGWRDTVAQYMALYTHQTFEGVSPSDSAMQQQIASVSGHLGLSLSASALTLPGSAFKGARMLNYDDQAIAQIVWDDPNSGPLALCITGAVHPTDRGFAEEQRRGMNVVYWQQQQHSFMLIGHKPVSELRRVASSLSAAV
- the rhlE gene encoding ATP-dependent RNA helicase RhlE — encoded protein: MSFDSLGLNADILRAVAEQGYDEPTPIQRQAIPVVLAGRDLMASAQTGTGKTAGFTLPVLQLLSSHNPHPKGRRPVRALILTPTRELAAQIGENVQDYSKYLDLRSLVVFGGVSINPQMMKLRSGVDVLVATPGRLLDLEHQNALDLSKVEILVLDEADRMLDMGFIHDIRRVLAKLPAKRQNLLFSATFSDEIKGLAEKLLHNPEEVSVARRNTASEQITQHVHMVDKKRKRELLSFLIGRDNWQQVLVFTRTKHGANHLAEQLNKDGITSAAIHGNKSQGARTRALSDFKEGKIRVLVATDIAARGIDISELPHVVNFELPNVPEDYVHRIGRTGRAAATGEALSLVCVDELKLLRDIERVLKREIPRMAIEGYEPDPSIKAEPILNGRQQQRGGAGGGGGGRGRGAPGGGGNRSGQGGRGNGGGNGGERSQSATGERSQGNGQRRPAAAGSGSARTEGSSNGAPRTNKTRQRRSNPA
- the dusC gene encoding tRNA dihydrouridine(16) synthase DusC — translated: MRVLLAPMEGVLDSLVRELLTDVNEYDLCITEFLRVVDQLLPVKSFQRLCPELHHASRTSSGTLVRIQLLGQYPQWLAENAARAVELGSWGVDLNCGCPSKTVNGSGGGATLLKDPELIYRGAKAMRDAVPAHLPVTVKVRLGWESGDRQFEIADAVQQAGATELAVHGRTKEDGYKPERINWQAIGEIRQRLTIPVIANGEIWDWQSAQDCMQVTGCDAVMIGRGALNVPNLSRVIKYNEPRMPWPEVVMLLKKYVLLEKEGDTGLYHVARIKQWLGYLRKEYDEASELFSHIRALKTSNEIQRFITAWQPASHIYHNS
- a CDS encoding MFS transporter; its protein translation is MSSTPALSNAQLNKRIISVVVFTFFCYLSIGLPLAVLPGYVHNQLGYSSFMAGLIISLQYFATLISRPQSGRYADLLGPKKVVLVGLLLCGTSGLFTLLAVMYESTPLTSLILLAIGRIFLGLGESLTATGSILWGINIVGTVQSARVISWNGVATYLAMAVGAPLGVILNSMFGIPGFAVLIMLMAIFGFWLATRRPAVVVAVGQRIPFNQVFSRIWVYGLCLGLGTVGFGTIATFITLYFASHDWSGAAFSLTLFSLGFIAMRLVFSSYIGRFGGIRVSLVSFAIECIGLVMIWKGGSVLMVDAGAFLTGSGFSLIFPALGVEAIRQVAPQNQGSALGLYSAFLDFGLGITGPIAGLLIGHWGVDSIYLGAAVVVLFAFALTLRLQLITQRETVTT
- the ppk2 gene encoding polyphosphate kinase 2 — protein: MAMQGNDFSNEHFHQRLLQEFYDSYDEELEMELDDIRFGEQQQAPEPGEKAWRKYYFRELLRLQGELVKLQDWVTRTGHRMVIIFEGRDAAGKGGVIKRITQRLNPRTCRVAALPAPNDRERTQWYFQRYIAHLPAAGEIVLFDRSWYNRAGVERVMGFCNDAEVEEFFRSVPEFEKMLTRSGVQIVKYWFSITDEEQELRFLSRIHDPLKQWKLSPMDLESRRLWEDYTEAKEIMLARTHIDEAPWWVVQGVDKKKARLNCISHLLRQVPYEDTEEKKIALPPRERNEDYRRSPVPDNMIVPEIY